From Caldivirga sp., the proteins below share one genomic window:
- a CDS encoding DUF92 domain-containing protein: MNNIEVLVTYLIIGLSASIALSIIAVKAKVIRRSAIPQSVLVGTLVTLSGPPSVLLFILFLLYATIVTRLGKEPKVKLGIAYDLEGRGARQVAAVGFTPSIMAMVSSVTYAIGLVTVAKIFLVSYVASLAATSADTWASEIGVLSKSEPFLIIMPKAKVTPGTSGAVTLLGELSSLAGSTAIALTYLVLAVVFNRSPGWIKFNWDTVNPSMQVILLVLALGYLGEVMDSLLGALTQPKYYCDRCSMVTEQEIHTCGSKTRLIYNPRIKLSNEDVNLLTSLIVAVIAVLVSLTFSRLLG; encoded by the coding sequence GTGAACAACATTGAAGTATTGGTGACTTACCTAATAATAGGTTTATCAGCGTCAATAGCCTTAAGCATCATTGCTGTTAAGGCTAAGGTAATAAGGAGAAGCGCCATACCTCAATCAGTGCTTGTCGGTACCCTAGTAACCTTATCAGGGCCTCCATCAGTCCTCCTCTTCATCCTATTCCTCCTATACGCAACAATAGTCACTAGACTAGGTAAGGAACCTAAGGTTAAGCTCGGCATAGCCTACGACCTAGAGGGTAGGGGGGCGCGTCAAGTTGCTGCAGTGGGCTTTACACCATCAATAATGGCCATGGTGAGTTCAGTCACGTATGCAATAGGCTTGGTAACAGTAGCCAAGATATTCTTAGTATCCTACGTAGCGTCCTTAGCGGCAACATCAGCTGACACGTGGGCTAGTGAAATTGGGGTACTTTCTAAGAGTGAACCGTTCTTAATCATAATGCCTAAGGCTAAGGTGACGCCAGGTACATCTGGTGCGGTTACGTTGCTTGGAGAGTTAAGTTCACTGGCTGGTTCAACAGCAATTGCCTTAACCTACTTAGTCTTAGCTGTAGTATTCAATAGGTCACCTGGTTGGATCAAGTTCAACTGGGATACAGTTAACCCATCAATGCAAGTAATCCTACTGGTACTTGCGCTGGGTTACCTTGGGGAGGTTATGGATAGTTTACTGGGCGCCTTAACGCAACCTAAGTATTACTGCGATAGGTGCAGTATGGTTACTGAGCAGGAGATCCACACGTGTGGGAGTAAGACTAGGTTAATTTATAATCCTAGGATTAAGTTGAGTAACGAGGACGTTAACCTATTAACTAGCCTAATA